Proteins encoded within one genomic window of Nitrospina gracilis 3/211:
- the csrA gene encoding carbon storage regulator CsrA yields the protein MLVLTRKVGESIRINDDIKVTVIEIKGKTIRLGIEASPETKVYREEVFERIKEENRSAASPQFDPAALHQILQDNIKL from the coding sequence ATGCTGGTTTTGACGCGAAAAGTCGGGGAAAGCATTCGAATCAACGACGACATCAAGGTGACGGTGATCGAAATCAAGGGCAAAACCATTCGGCTGGGGATCGAGGCCTCCCCCGAAACCAAGGTGTACCGCGAGGAGGTGTTCGAGCGCATCAAGGAAGAAAACCGGTCCGCCGCTTCACCGCAGTTCGATCCCGCCGCCCTCCACCAAATCCTGCAGGACAATATCAAGCTATGA
- the fliW gene encoding flagellar assembly protein FliW has translation MKYASTRLGEFEVPPASVLTFTQGLSGFELETEYAVLPFDVNTESPLHWLHSLTNPGLAFVVTNPFLFVPDYKVDLTAADKTELGIGANDTLAVLVIVRIPEDYRQMTANLIAPVVINEARRLCKQVILTHPDYDTRHYLLPESVRKN, from the coding sequence ATGAAGTACGCCTCCACCCGGCTGGGCGAATTCGAGGTTCCGCCCGCATCCGTCCTCACTTTCACGCAGGGACTGTCCGGCTTCGAGCTGGAAACGGAGTACGCGGTGCTCCCTTTCGACGTCAATACAGAAAGCCCTCTCCACTGGCTGCACTCGCTGACCAATCCCGGTCTCGCGTTCGTGGTGACCAATCCCTTCCTCTTCGTGCCCGATTACAAAGTCGATCTCACTGCCGCCGACAAGACGGAACTGGGCATCGGCGCCAACGACACGCTGGCGGTGCTGGTCATCGTACGCATTCCGGAAGATTACCGGCAGATGACGGCCAACCTGATTGCGCCGGTGGTCATCAACGAAGCGCGACGCCTGTGCAAGCAGGTGATCCTCACCCATCCGGATTACGACACCCGGCATTACCTCCTGCCGGAATCCGTCCGCAAAAACTAA
- a CDS encoding formylglycine-generating enzyme family protein, translated as MAADPVSAQEKEETVEGMKLIPAGPFTAGPPHKPRTVELKAFYIDIHEVTQSEYERVIGQNPSFFKDPNRPVEKVDWFEAREFCLQTGRRLPTEWEWEKAAKAGTVTSYYWGEASADAHAWYKENADKQTHPVGQKPPNAFGLYDMAGNVWEWTASDHENGGKVQRGGSWRNGKETLQTAYRILSLPHYQYHYVGFRCALTP; from the coding sequence TTGGCCGCTGATCCCGTCAGCGCGCAGGAAAAGGAAGAAACGGTGGAGGGCATGAAGCTCATTCCCGCCGGACCTTTCACCGCCGGTCCCCCGCACAAACCACGCACGGTGGAGCTCAAGGCGTTCTACATCGATATCCACGAGGTGACCCAAAGTGAATACGAACGTGTGATCGGGCAAAATCCTTCCTTTTTTAAAGATCCCAATCGCCCGGTGGAAAAGGTGGACTGGTTTGAGGCGCGCGAGTTCTGTTTGCAAACCGGACGTCGCCTGCCGACGGAATGGGAATGGGAAAAGGCGGCGAAGGCGGGCACCGTCACTTCCTACTACTGGGGTGAAGCGAGCGCCGACGCGCATGCCTGGTACAAGGAAAACGCGGACAAACAGACGCACCCCGTCGGCCAGAAACCCCCGAACGCATTCGGTCTCTACGACATGGCAGGCAACGTGTGGGAGTGGACGGCGAGCGATCACGAAAACGGCGGCAAGGTTCAGCGCGGCGGTTCCTGGCGCAACGGCAAAGAAACGTTGCAGACCGCTTACCGCATCTTAAGCCTTCCTCATTACCAGTACCACTACGTCGGTTTCCGCTGTGCGCTCACCCCTTAG
- a CDS encoding pentapeptide repeat-containing protein: MAKAQFLSDRQRAEKGKRNLIRADLSWQSLGGANLTGGNLRGANLSHANLAAANLSECNLSAANLTGANLQNVKLDRAVLTGADFTKTDLTGTFLRNVDLSRVRNLTRAQLNTAIVDTATTKLPTYLSKGG; encoded by the coding sequence ATGGCCAAAGCACAATTCTTATCGGACCGGCAACGCGCTGAAAAAGGAAAACGCAATCTGATTCGCGCCGATCTTTCCTGGCAGAGCCTCGGCGGAGCCAATCTGACAGGCGGGAACCTGCGTGGAGCCAATTTGTCTCATGCCAATCTGGCCGCCGCCAACCTGAGCGAGTGCAACCTGTCCGCAGCCAACCTGACCGGAGCCAATCTGCAAAACGTGAAACTCGACCGCGCCGTCCTGACCGGGGCCGATTTCACCAAAACCGACCTCACCGGCACGTTCCTGAGGAACGTCGATTTGAGCCGCGTCCGCAACCTGACACGGGCGCAACTCAACACCGCCATTGTGGACACCGCCACCACCAAGCTGCCCACTTACCTGAGCAAGGGGGGATGA